CGTCGTGGCCGTGGATCTTCTACATCAACATCCCCATCGGCCTGCTGACAACGGCAGTGATCTGGGCGGTGCTCAAAGACCGCGAAACGCCGACGGCCAAGCTGCCGGTGGATAAAACCGGCCTGTTTCTACTCATGCTCTGGGTGGGATGTTTTCAGGTCATGCTCGACAAGGGTCACGAACTGGACTGGTTCGGCTCGCCGTTTGTCGTCGCCCTGGCGGTGATTTCGGTGATTGGCTTCTGCTACTTCCTGGTGTGGGAGCTGACCGTGCCCCATCCGGTGGTGGATCTGAGTTTGTTCAAAAACCGCAATTTCGCCCTTAGCACCCTGTCGCTGAGCCTCGGCTATGGCGTCTTTTTTATGAATCTGGTGCTGACACCGCTGTGGTTACAGCGCTTCATGGGCTACACCGCCACCTGGGCCGGTCTGGTGACGGCACCATTCGGAATTTTTGCCGTTATTCTCGCCCCGGCGGTCGGTAAGAACCTGCATCGCGTTGATCCGCGGCTGTTTGTCACCGGCGCGTTCAGCTTCTTTTCGCTGGCGTTCTACCTGCGCTCGCAATTCACACCCGATGTCAGCGCCGGGACCATCGCCCTCAACCATCTGCTGCAGGGCATCGGCATGGCCGCATTCATGACGCCGCTCAACGCCATGGCCGTTTCCCAGTTGCCTCAAGAGCGCATCCCGTCAGCGTCCGGCCTGCTCAACTTTGCCCGCATCATGCTCGGTGCATTCGCGGCCTCCATCGGTACCACGTTGTGGGAGGACCGCGCCATCCTGCATCACGCCCAGCTCAGTGAACACATCACCGGTTACGCCAACGCCGTGATCATCGCCCGCGACAAGTTGCTCACCATGGGCATGGCCGGGATGAAAAGCCTGGGGTTGATCAATATGGAGCTCACCAAGCAAGCGTACACCCTGTCGGCCATGGAGCTGTACCGCATCTCATCGCTGTTATTCCTGATTCTGATCAGTGTCATCTGGCTGGCGCGACCGGACAAAAAGACGCCAAGTGAATAATGTTGCCATAGCGGGGCGGCGGGACAAGGCAAACGCTGTCTCGCCGCCAATCACCCCACCGAGATGAGTCGTCACCACGGGATGGCCGATATCGCCCAAGTGCAGACTGTGAAACACAACGCTGCCGGTAGAAACTTCCCACAGGATCACGTCCACGATTACGGCGATTTTCACGCCTGAACAAAAACAATCGATGGTATCAACGCCACCGATATGCTAGAAGACACTGCACTTCAATCCGTCATTACGCACCCAACGCTTCAAGACAGGACCCGCCGTGAGCCAAACCGATTTTTCCGCCGTAAAATTACAGCCCGCACTGCTTAAAAACCTCCAGTCCATCGACTACGCGCACATGACGCCTATCCAGGCCATGGCTCTGCCGCCGATTCTGGCGGGCAGCGATGTCATCGGTCAGGGCAAAACCGGCTCGGGAAAAACAGCCGCCTTCGGCCTCGGCCTGCTGGAAAAACTCAACGTCAAACGCTTTCGCGTGCAGGCGCTGGTGTTGTGCCCGACACGTGAACTGGCCGATCAGGTGGCCAAAGAGATTCGCACACTGGCGCGCACTATCCACAACATCAAGGTACTGACGTTATGCGGCGGCATGCCGTTCGGCCCGCAACTCGGCTCTCTGGAGCACGGCGCCCATATCGTGGTCGGCACACCGGGGCGCATTGAAGAGCATGTCCGCAAAGGGGCCTTGAAGCTGGACAACCTCAACATCCTGGTGTTGGATGAAGCGGACCGTATGCTGGAGATGGGCTTTCAGGAGGCGCTCGATGCCATCATCGACCAGACTCCGCAGGAGCGCCAGACCCTGCTGTTCAGCGCGACGTTTCCCCGCCAGATCGAATCGATTGCCGCGCGGGTGATGAAGACACCAGTCATGGTTCAGGTGGAAGCCACCCACGACAGTGCAGTGATCGCGCAACATTTCTACGAAGTTGCCGACGACGAAGAGCAGCGCAAACAGGCACTGCGTCGTTTGTTGCTCCATCACCAACCGGCTTCGGCGGTGGTGTTCTGCAATACCAAGCTGGACACCCGCGAGGTTGCCGACGATCTACGCGAGCACGGCTTCAGCGCCCTGGCACTGCACGGCGATCTGGAACAACGTGAGCGGGATCAGGCGCTGGTGCGGTTCAGCAACGGCAGTGCTACGATTCTCGTCGCCACCGACGTTGCTGCGCGCGGTCTCGATATTGAGGCGTTGGATTCCGTGTTCAACTACCATCTGGCTCGCGAGAGCGAGGTGCACGTCCATCGCATCGGCCGCACCGGTCGGGCGGGCAGCCACGGCCTCGCCTGTTCACTGTACAGCAGCAAAGAACAGTTCAAGGTGACGCGACTGGCAAAATTTCTCGATCAGGATCTGAGCGGCGAGCCGCTGCCAGCGGAGAGCGTGCTGGAGACAGAGCCTCGCCAGCCCTCCATGGCCACCTTGCAGATTGATGGCGGCAAGCGGCAAAAAATCAGGCCGGGCGACATCCTCGGCGCGCTGACCGGAGCCAACGGCATTAACGGAGCCGATGTCGGCAAGATCAACGTCTTTGCCAACTGGGCCTATGTGGCGGTCAAACGCGAGTCGGCTGCGGCGGCGTTAAAAAAGCTCTGTAACGGCAAGCTCAAGGGACGCGTCATCCGCTCCCGGCGGATTCGCGGGTAAGAACTACACTCTGGCGCCGCTGTGCATCTGCACAGGGCACACGCGTGGATTGCCATGCGAACTTTTACGCGTCCGGCGGTGTTTTCTGCGGCAGGAGATTGATAGAGTAACAACCATCAAGGCTTGTTGTGGCAGGCAAGACCTGGTTCTCCTTTCTTCCTAGTTGATACACACAATAAACAAAGCCGGTTCGGATGCCTCCCCGAACCGGCTTTGTTGCGTCTGGTGTTCGACATGCGAAACCATGTCACGATCTCTAGCGCCCCGACTATGGAGCTTTATTGATCACAGAATATCTTCCATCGGCATCCACTTCCAAAACGTCAGCTTCAGCCGTTTTCCCCACGGCGCAAAACGGTCCGGGTTATCCTCAGCGCTGTTCCAACTGTTGCCCGGAGCCATGTCGCGCTCGATCTCCAGCTCCACCTGTTGCGCCAGATGCGGATTGTCGATGATCACCCCCCACTTCGGTGTTGAGGTTGGCCGAACGGGGATCGAGATTGAAGGTGCCGACAAACAATTTTTCACCATCGATCACCAGGGTCTTGGCGTGGATGGCAAACACCGGCGCCTTCTCTTTCAGCTTCGGATAACGCTCCATCAAGTGCTGCTGAATGCGCGGATGGGGCTGAAATTCAAACACCTCAATGCCCGCTTCCAACAGATCCTCCCGCTGATTGCTGTAACCGCTGAACGCCTGCAGATTATCGGTGGACAACAGCGAATTGGTGCTGATGCGCACCTTGACCCCTTTTTTGATCAGCTCTTCAAACAGCTCCAGTCCACCCTCCGGCATCACCAGATAGGGGGATTGGATGGTCACGCTCTTCTCTGCCTGCGCCAGGGCTTCGGCCAGTCGGCTCGTCGAGCGACCACCGCCACCCAGCCCGTGGTCACCGGAATTCTTCCCCGGTTCATCGCTGATGAATTGCACCTCACCCCACGCCAGATTATCCATCAACATCTGAAATTTCAGTGGCAGATCATCCAGCGCCTGTTTCACTTCAGGAGCAAAGTTTTCCGGATTTTGCGCGTAGGCATGCAAATCGGCATAGATGGCGTCACGCCGTTGTTCATCCGGGGCATGCTTGGCATCGAGCAGGCTTTCAATCGGTTTGGCCAGAGCACTGTTCCAGAACGCATCAAAACTGACGGTCATGGTCTGTGCCACCGGACCAAGCAACAGGATATCGCGATCCCGAAAGTTGTAGCTCTGGTCAAAATCGTAATACTCATCCGCCATGTTGCGACCGCCGGTGATGGCGACCTGCTGATCGACAATAAACGTCTTGTCGTGCATGCGCTGATTGGCCGCGCGAAAATTGCTGAAAATATTCCACAACCGCTGCGGGGTCGAAACGCCGGTTTTGTGCTGCGGGTTATAAACCCGGATGGAAATATTGGGATGCGCGGCCAGCGCCAGCAGAAAATCCTCCGGCGCCTGGATCAAAAGATCATCAACAATCACCCGCACCCGCACGCCGCGCTGCCCCGCCCGCAACAGGCTCTCGGTGGCCAGGGTGCCGATATTGTCATCGCTCCAGATGAAATACTGCACGTCGATGGTTTCCGCCCCATGATCGACTAACCAAGCGCGCGCCAGCAGGGATTCTTCCCCTTTGTCCAGCACGTAAGCGCCACTTTGATTGGGATGGGCGGTGAATGTTGGGGAGAGCAGGTCTTGGAGATTGTTGGCGAAAGCAGTGGAAGTGGTCAGAACAAGAAAAATCAAAAACAAGATAAATTTCTGCATACCAAAACAATTCCATCATATTGGAAAACAAATAAGGAATTTCCTCAATGCTTGTCAGAAGTTGTCACATCAAAAATCAGCTTTTTTTCGGCCTGCCAAACGTAAATATTCCAATTCATAAATGCCAAGCCTCAGCCATTCCCTATTAAGGTCAGCCATGTCGCGATTTGCACGATTTCTTCTAACTTCAGCCAGCCACAGGAATTCATATTCATTGTCGGTTGTTGAAAAAATAAAATGGGAATGGTTAGAATCTTTATCCGTAGGAGTAGCCTGAACTCGGCCAGTCACGTCGTCCCCTTTGAAAACAAAGCTTCTAATATTATATGGCTTAGGGACTATGCGAAGCTTTTTCACAGCATCTATTTCTTTTATAATTAAATTGGGGTTTCCATCCGGTTCTTCCAATTCCAGCATCATGAAGGTTCTTTTTTCACCCTGCAACCGAAGAGTGTCACAAGCTGGCGTAAGACAATAATAATACTTATGAGGAACTTCATCTGGCTTTTCAGAATCAACCCTAAGCACTGTACCCAAAGACAAAGAAGGAACCCACCCCTCTTGGGAAAGAAGCTTTGTAGAACCAAATGCTTCGCGCTTCAAAGAAGCAAATCGAGAGAAATCAGTCTCGGATTCAATGGCTTTTTCTTTAGAGCCATGCAATCCAAAAGTAACTTTTCTTCGATAATCTTCTTTGAAAGATTTTTCGCCTACCCCTTCAATCTCCACTTTACCCTGCCTGATTCCTTTATTCAGCAACCCGTCAATGAAGGCTCGATCAACGGATATGTCGTTACCCTTTTTCCCCCCATAGGTCTCTCTTCTTTTTGGTTGGTTATGTTTATCAAGCCATTTTGAAATTTGATTTTTTTCAAGGTAATTATCTGCAACTTTTTCGAGACCAAGAGCAGTATCGCATTCAGAAACAAAAAGTTCTCGGATCAGCTCTGCAACATCACCAGGAGGATCTGTGATTAAACGGTTGGCGACAAAAGCCATATCCAAATCAGAAGAGAATCGTGTCGCAATGTGGTGCATATTGCGACGTACGGCAGCTACTGCGGCTAAAGCAAAGGAAGGCAATAACCCTTCAGATAAATCTGTCATTGCCTCAAGAAGCTTATCCGGTAGTTCTTCGCCTTGAACTTCAGTTTTGTTCAGAACGAGAAAACAGAAATTGTTTCCTTTTGCCCACCCCTTCTTTTCATCAATTTTTTCAGGAGGCAAGCCCCCCTTTTTGAAAGCCGCAACAACATCTTTAGTTATTTGCTCAAAAAATGAAGATGGCTGGCCCGTATATACACAAATCAGACGCAAGCGACCGTTTTCTTTTGCATCTTCTTCCGCAATTTTTTCGAGAACTCTCAATGTCAGAGAAGGGTCTTTGTCTTGCAGATACCAATCAATAACAATCATATCCGATTGTCTACTGGCGGCAATGATGCGCTGTGCTTTACTGTCAGAATCTATCTCATCATCATCGGGCAGGACAAAAGCACACGCTATTTGCTCCTTGGCAAAAGCATCTGAAACAACTCGGATATTTAAATCGTGGGCTGAAAGATCTTGACTTTCCTCAGTGCCAGCCTCCCCCGTAGAATCAACTTCTTGGCTTTCAGGTTTTGGAGTAGCAGGCTCCCCACCCATCCCGTCATCCACAACCTCTGCAGTTTTAGCTGCCAAGGAAGGGGTGGATTTATTACTTAAGACTGGTTGATTATCAATAACTACTGCATTCATCACAAACTTACGTACTGCATTTTTGCAGTGCTCACGCCATGGAGCATTCACATCTTTAATTGCTTCACTCTGCGTCATCGATCCCCTCCGAGTCTTCTGCGGCTATTGAAATTCTGAAAACCGGATCCACATTGCTTCCGGCTTGCAACAATTCAAGATCAAACCCTTCTTTCAACAGGGTTTCTCTAGAAATCGCCAGCCCCATTCCACGACCACCGGGTTTTGTTGTTTCACCAAATTCGAAAATTCGATCTCGCAGACGCTCTTCAATACCGGGGCCAGAGTTGGAGACCAGAAAACCCTGATCATCCACTTCGAGAGAGACGGTTCGCTCATCCTTTGCCCCATTGGCAACCCAATAAATGGCATTGTCTACGATATTGATAAACGCACCAAGCAATGCCGAAGAATGGCATTTCACTTTTCGTGAGAGGAAATCAGCACTGGCGACCAAATTGATATCGTGCTCTTTAAGGGCTTTGCTAAAAATTCGCATCAGATTCATACGGATTTCGTCACCCGAAATTTCTACGTTGGTTCGGTGCAATCTGCGGCCAAGAGGGTCGAGCATTTTCAAATATCCGTCCAAATGATCGAATGAACTTCTTAGACGGGTATAAACTGCTTTTAGTTGTGGGGTGCCATCAGCCCAAGGCTTGAGATCGCGGATCGCAGTCCGTAAATCGCGAGCTGTCTTTTCAAATTCGTGTTGAAGAATACCAACGCCCATCCCCATTTGTGCAAAGTCAGAGTAAAAATCCAATTGTTCTTCCAGCCGCTGATTTTGTTGCTCCAAAGCGCCGACTTTGTCGTCTACAGTCTCCCGTTCCTTCAAACTTTCAGCAAAATCGACCAACTGCCTCTTTATCGCTTCCAGCAAGGAAGCTTCGCGTCCGCGTATTCTTGAAAGCTCTTCTTCAAATGCCGCTCTGGCTTCATCTAACACATCTGGATTTTCTGCGGTTTGCCGCGTAAAATCGATCAATAGCTTTTCAACAAGCTCCCGAAACTGACCAAACTCTTCACGCACTACATTTTTTAAGGTGGTGCGCATTTCCTCTTGAGCGGCATAAGCATCATTCCGCAAATTACTCAAATCGCGTACTAGCCCAGATTTTTGTTTTTCGAGAAGGTCCAATGCGGCTTCCCGTCGTTGGGAATCACTGATTCTACTGGCGGTGGCATTGCGGATAAGGACTTCAAGTTCTTTTCTCGCGGGAGAGATCAAATTTTCGAGGACCTCAGTGGAAACCCGCAAATAGGCCGCCCAATCTTTTTCGAGTTTTTGGGTTAACGCGAGACTACGCGGCTTGGCAAGCATGAGAGGTTTTTCAAGTAAATGAAATTTTTCCGACAATTCGATTTCCAATTCACGGATACCCAGGGCCAAATAGCCGTCATCCTCTACCAACACCAAATTATCAAGTTTGTTTTGCGCCTTAAAACAAAGCTCTTCCACAATCCGGTCGAAATCACCAGATTCGTATGCAGTGAAAAACTTATCAAGTTGCTCCTTGAACTCGTTCCTTCTATTGTCAGCCTTTTTCTTCTGTTTTTTCAGTAGTTTGTCTTGTACTAAGAGTTCGTTTTTTTTATCCCAGTAAGCTTCGTTTTGAGGAGATGTGGGTCTGAAAAATTCAAGCGCCAATCGTTCAAACAGATTGATAAGTACATTTCTGAAATCGCGATATGCTTGATTTTGCCGAAATCCTTCCCGACCGGCTTTTTCATGCAGTTTTTCATTTTTTTCATGGGTGATAGAGATAAATCCCATCATGCGGCGATAAGAGAAAAACCAATCTTGAGCACTTTTGGTTCGCCGTTTTTCTATTTCAAGAAAGTCAACATCGGTATTTCCGTATGGTAACACTCGGATACCGTTTCTATATATATACAAGCCTCCGATACGATCCAGCTTATCAATAATTGCCTTGTGGTCATCTGACTTCAATTGTGTTTCATATGTTCGCCCCATGACATAAGACGTTTTAATTGAAAATGGGCCACACGCAATTGTCCTGCCATGTCCGTCTGGCCAATTGCAAACGAAGGGGTGAGATTTGTTATAAATTTTGATGGTTCCGTTAAATTGTCCGTACTGATCAAATTCACCAGATATTAAGTGGTCATTATTTTCAAACTCTTCTGGAGTGAAAAAGTTGCTCGGCCCGATAAGCTCATTTGGTTCTTCGTCGAGATGATGATCGCGTAACTTGGTTTCTATAACCGGAATTTCTCCCGTCATAGTGTTTGAAAAACCCAATAGAAGCCTGTCGAAATTCGAAGGATCATTTTTACTTCGGCCATCAATGTCTTCATTCAACTCTCTCGCAGTTGGCAAAAGGATAAAATGGGTCCCATGGCCATCATCTCTGAGCGATAGTGGCGTTTCATCCTTTTTCAAGAATTTTCGAAGCGTGGTGTCTAATTTGTCGGGGCCTATCGGCTGGACTTTATTCAATTCATCATTGAGCCGGTCAAACTCAGCTCCATCTAACTCCTCACGCAATTCCTTGATGTTTGATCTCACTCGACCAATCAACCCATTTACATCATCACGAGTGGGTAACGAACCACCAGGAAGCTCAATAATCGGGACATCGATCATACCAATATCGAGCCCAGGCTGTTCAAAAAGTCCCCAGTGAACCAAGACAACGACAAGATCATGCATCCCATCGGGACGCACAGCACGGGTAAGAAGCAAGGTAATGGGGGCGATAACAGCTATGGCCAGACGGCCTATTCCCTTTTCCCCCATGATTACGCGGCGAGGTAAATTTTTCGGACCGGTCCAACTGTCAACGGAGTCAGGGCGATTCGCTTTAAGACGGCTTTCTGTACCCAAGGTTAGCCAGCGATTTTCTACATCTTCGCGAGTCATCCCATATCCGTCATCACGAAGAACTAAAACCCGGGTTCGGCGAAAATAATCGACCTCTGCTCTTTCTGCATAGGCATCGTGAGCATTTTTAAACAGTTCATGGATTGCAGTTGGGATACCAGCAATTTGTTGCCGGCCCAGCATGTCGACGGCACGAGCCCTGACCCTTAACTGAACCATTATTCCCCCTTACCTTAAATACCCTTAGACACTTCCAAAGGGTTAATATCATCTAGCTTCATTTCAATCTCCCCGGCAATTTCTTCCGGGGTCTGATGTGTCCAAAATCGCAACACTGTCCAACCAGATTCCTGTAAAGTGTTTGTAACCCGGTCGTCACTTTTTTGATTTGCAGCTAACTTCTTTGCCCACCATTCTTGATTGGCTTTTGGAACGGTTCCGTGTTCGGGGCATCCGTGCCAAAAACAACCATCAATGAAGATCGCCAAGCGTTTCCCCGGGAATGCAATATCAATCGAAGAACGGCCAATGTTCGGTTTCTTGGGGCGGTATTGTACTCGGTAACGAAGCCCCTTAGCGAAGAGCAACCGTCTAACAGCCAACTCTTCTTTTGTATCCCGATTTCTCACCTTTTTCATGGTGCGGGATACCGCCTCAGATGACGCAGCTGGACGCTTAGCCATTCTCTGCTACGGCGTCCATCCGGCCCCCATCTTCCAGCGCCTCATATAAGAAATTGGCGATTCCCGCCATCATTCCAGGGGGCACCGCGTTACCGATTTGAGTCGCTATCTGGGCGCTATTCCCTCTAAAGATATAATTGTCCGGGAAAGATTGGAGACGAGCGGCCTCTCTGAGGGTAATGGCTCGATCTTGAACCGGATGGGCATATCTGCCCTTGGTGATGTCTGTACAACCAGTTGTCAAGGTTGGAGCAACGTCGTGCCACCTCATGCGCCCGTAGGTATCCGGAAAAGAGTTGCTATTACGGGACAACTTCTTATGACAAAGAAGTTGTAATTGTTCGGGCAAAGAATCTCGGCTACCCCCATCATGAGGAATGTGCTGCAGTCGGCTGATATTCAATGCTGAATGGCGCCTTGAGAAATGCAGTGCATCACCGCCCTCTATTGGCGAACCGATTGGCGGAACGGGCAAATCACTAATGGCATCAAAAACGGTTTGTCTCTGTGAGGCATTTATGTGCTGAACATGCTGAAGTAAAGAAACTCGTCTGGCCCCAACAAGAATCATTCTCTCCCTGCGCTGTGGCACTCCCAGTTCTGCAGCGTCAACACTTTGGGGAGGATTCAGATGAAACCCCAGTTCCTTTAATTTTTCAGCTAGCTCACTAAAAACGGAAGACTTCCCAATATTGGGAACATTCTCAAAAAAAATCATTTCGGGATTCAAATGCTCGATGAAGCGTAATGACTCCAGCACGAGTAACGAACGAAGGTCATCATTCGATTTCTTTTGATTTCGGTTGCTAAAGGGTTGGCACGGAGCACAAACGACCAGAAGGTCTACATTTGCTCCGCTAAGGGTTGAGGTAAAAACGGCAGGAGAAACTTTTCTGATATCCTGCTCTAGGAGATGGACTTCCGGATGATTTGCATGATAGGTGGCACAGGCGGTGGTATCTAAATCGATTGCACCGACGACATTGAAACCGGCTTGCTTCAGTCCCCAGGTTACAGCTCCGGAACCACAAAATAAATCAATCGCCGTTTTCATAAAACCTCATCCTAAAATACGTAATTAAATTTCAATAATATATCTAAAGGCTTGGATATTTTCAACCGTCTTGTTCATCCTCCGGGAATCCAAAAATTCTTTCCTGACACGTCTCAATCCCTTCTGACACCAGCTGAGTTCCAGCACCCACCAAACTTTTTTAAAGCGGGAAAGCGACCCCTCTGCGAATCAAAGACTCCAATCCGTCACTCCACCCCCACCCCCAACCGATGATGCGACCCAATATCCTCAATCCACGCCTTCTTCACATCCACCTGCTGGGCAAACGTCTGCCACTGACTCACAGCCTCAACAACCTCGTCAATGATTTCCTTGGGACGTGGCAGGCTGATGGATTCGCCGACGGCAATCAGATCCTGCAAGGTAAACCCTGAACGTTTGCCGTTGATGGTCATCTGGTGTTCATTGGTCCACTGCCCTTTGGGATTATGGGCGTAGGTGACATCGTAGGCCGGTGACAGCCGCCAGCGGCCGTCACGATCCATGAGAAAGGAGATATTTTTGGTGTGATCGTCCTGATTGCGGGCGACGACATTGAACACCATGCGCCGATACATCTGGGCGGCTTCTTTTTTAGACAGTTTCAACTGGCGCATCACCTGAAACGCCTGTTCATAGCCGTAAGCACCGGGCAGATTGTAATCGTAGTGGGCCACGCCGCACAGGGTTTGCATGTGGAGCTTGCGGTTGCCCTGGCGGTCGAAGCGTTTGGTCATGAAGTGCGCCCGGTCGCCTTCTTCTAGCAGACGACAGGGGGACATGTCGATCCCGGCTTGCCGGGCCATGAGGGCGTAGGCATATTCCACCCGGCCGAAGCCCTGGGTGTCGCCGAGTTCGATGTCTCCGGCACCGTCAAATTTAATCAACCAGTGGCTGTAACCTTCCGGCACATCGGCCTGACCGGAAATGACGTCGCCGGCATCATTGACGGCAATCACGGCTTTGGGCCGTGCGCCACCGGCGGAGGTGCCGATGGTGAGAAGATCGAGCAGGGCTCGGGTATGAGCGGCATCGTCGTCCATGCGGGTAAACGCGGAATGTTTGGAGGTCACCTGATGCGCGAGTGCAACCATGGAGGCGATATCCACGGGCCGGGAGGTCGAGAGCCGACCATCGACGGCGGGCTGAAATTCCAACGCACCCATGGCTCGGGTGCCGATGGACAACAGGTGCTCAAGGGGG
This region of uncultured Desulfuromonas sp. genomic DNA includes:
- a CDS encoding type II toxin-antitoxin system HipA family toxin, with amino-acid sequence MVDTARITLWGTDVAAIAWEGSATTGSASFEYDPKFVRQGLEIAPLTMPLRDTQVYAFPRGRMANGDLDTYKGLPGLLADCLPDKFGHAVINAWLARQGRDLGSFTPLEHLLSIGTRAMGALEFQPAVDGRLSTSRPVDIASMVALAHQVTSKHSAFTRMDDDAAHTRALLDLLTIGTSAGGARPKAVIAVNDAGDVISGQADVPEGYSHWLIKFDGAGDIELGDTQGFGRVEYAYALMARQAGIDMSPCRLLEEGDRAHFMTKRFDRQGNRKLHMQTLCGVAHYDYNLPGAYGYEQAFQVMRQLKLSKKEAAQMYRRMVFNVVARNQDDHTKNISFLMDRDGRWRLSPAYDVTYAHNPKGQWTNEHQMTINGKRSGFTLQDLIAVGESISLPRPKEIIDEVVEAVSQWQTFAQQVDVKKAWIEDIGSHHRLGVGVE